A stretch of the Streptococcus himalayensis genome encodes the following:
- a CDS encoding IS630 family transposase yields MNATQEQITELKSALKAKHLSAYHKRIQAVYLRSQKLTYKAISDLIGLSHDTIWRLVKKYEQEGLSALTHDARGGRHRSYLTYEEEKAFLEEQFVGSASGQFVTIAEMHEAYQTKIGKSWVPKGVRPHVHSHYIREYRYCYGAVDAHTGESFFIIAGGCNTDWMNEFLRQLSQAYPNDYILLVMDNAVWHKSRTLEKPTNIGFEFIPPYTPEMNPIEQVWAEIRKRGFKNKAFKTLDDVINKLQEVIQRLHWSVLKPIVYRNWLFSDFDVK; encoded by the coding sequence ATGAACGCTACACAAGAACAAATCACAGAACTCAAATCAGCTCTCAAGGCTAAACACCTCTCTGCCTATCACAAACGGATTCAAGCGGTCTATTTACGCTCTCAAAAGTTGACCTACAAGGCCATTTCTGACTTAATCGGTTTATCTCATGATACGATTTGGCGTTTGGTGAAAAAATATGAACAAGAAGGCCTCTCTGCCCTTACCCATGATGCACGAGGGGGGCGTCATCGTTCTTATCTTACTTACGAAGAAGAAAAAGCATTCTTAGAAGAACAGTTTGTTGGTAGTGCTTCAGGACAATTTGTCACTATTGCAGAAATGCACGAGGCTTACCAAACTAAAATTGGGAAGTCTTGGGTGCCAAAAGGAGTACGACCTCATGTTCACAGCCACTATATTCGAGAATATCGCTACTGCTATGGAGCTGTCGATGCCCATACAGGGGAATCTTTCTTTATCATTGCTGGGGGATGTAACACCGATTGGATGAATGAATTTTTAAGACAACTGTCCCAAGCCTACCCTAATGACTATATCTTACTCGTGATGGATAACGCCGTATGGCATAAATCACGGACGTTAGAGAAACCTACCAACATTGGCTTTGAGTTCATTCCACCTTATACGCCTGAGATGAATCCCATTGAACAAGTCTGGGCTGAGATTCGTAAGAGAGGTTTCAAGAATAAGGCCTTTAAGACGCTAGACGATGTCATTAACAAGCTGCAAGAGGTGATTCAACGTCTGCATTGGTCTGTGTTAAAACCCATTGTTTATAGAAATTGGCTCTTTTCAGATTTTGATGTTAAATGA
- the recD2 gene encoding SF1B family DNA helicase RecD2: MELYISGTIERIIFENPSNFFRILLLEIEETNSELDEPEIIVTGTMADVLEGEEYTFWGDLVQHPKYGQQLKLSRYERAKPSQKGLVNYFSSNHFKGIGLKTAQKIVDLYGDNTIDKILAEPERLKTITGLSAVNREAFVSKLRQNYGTELILAKLANYGIPNKLAFQIQDFYKEETMDIVEEYPYQLVEDIQGIGFKIADQLAEKLGIESDAPERFRAGLIHTLLSLSMETGNTYIEARQLLEATITLLESARQIELDPSQVANQLASLIEEDKVQNVGTKIFDNSLYFAEEGIRSHLTRILEKGKNEQFQQATIDEAIRQVEESTQISYDAIQKQAICDAIQNKVFILTGGPGTGKTTVINGIIAVYAQLHKINLAKDELPILLAAPTGRAARRMNELTGLPSATIHRHLGMTGDDDTSHLDDYLDADFIIVDEFSMVDTWLANQLFSNISTNSKILIVGDSDQLPSVSPGQVLADLLQVPTIPQTRLQKIYRQGEDSTIVTLASQIRDGALPLDFREKKADRSYFEARGEHIPAMIEKISAAAIRSGIAPSDVQVLAPMYRGQAGIDQINQLMQNLLNPVEKDELIFENLEQSYRMGDRVIHLVNDAESNVFNGDLGYITDLIPAKYSDSKQDEITMNFDGNEITYQRSEWYKIRLAYAMSIHKSQGSEFPVVILPITLGSRRMLQRNLIYTAITRSKSKLILLGEYAAFDYATKNTGTTRNTYLIERFDDDQARLSTEVVQNLVENVEKSVEKSAIPVENFLLSEENILSIDPMIGLTEEDIQAFFSPLKQEK, translated from the coding sequence ATGGAACTGTATATTTCAGGAACCATTGAACGCATTATTTTTGAAAATCCAAGTAATTTTTTTCGGATTTTACTTCTTGAAATTGAGGAAACCAACAGTGAATTGGATGAGCCAGAAATCATTGTCACAGGGACCATGGCCGATGTTCTAGAAGGGGAAGAGTACACCTTTTGGGGCGATTTAGTGCAACATCCAAAATATGGTCAGCAATTAAAACTCAGTCGTTATGAACGTGCAAAGCCTAGCCAAAAAGGCTTGGTCAACTATTTTTCGAGCAATCATTTCAAAGGAATTGGCCTTAAAACAGCTCAAAAAATCGTCGATTTATACGGGGATAATACTATTGATAAAATCCTCGCTGAACCTGAGAGATTAAAGACAATCACAGGACTATCGGCTGTCAATCGTGAAGCCTTTGTCAGCAAACTCCGTCAAAATTATGGAACAGAACTTATCCTCGCTAAACTCGCCAACTATGGCATTCCTAATAAACTGGCCTTCCAAATCCAAGATTTCTACAAGGAAGAAACCATGGACATCGTGGAAGAATATCCTTATCAATTGGTGGAAGATATTCAAGGGATTGGGTTTAAAATTGCCGATCAGCTGGCGGAGAAACTCGGGATTGAAAGCGATGCTCCAGAACGATTTCGAGCGGGACTTATCCATACCTTGCTTAGCCTTTCCATGGAAACTGGGAATACCTACATCGAAGCTAGACAATTACTAGAAGCTACCATTACCCTGCTCGAAAGTGCAAGACAGATTGAGCTAGATCCTAGCCAAGTCGCCAATCAATTAGCCAGCCTTATCGAAGAAGACAAGGTTCAAAATGTAGGCACGAAGATTTTTGACAATAGTCTTTACTTTGCCGAGGAAGGCATTCGCAGTCATCTGACACGGATTTTAGAAAAAGGAAAAAACGAGCAATTTCAGCAAGCAACGATTGATGAGGCAATCAGGCAAGTCGAGGAAAGTACCCAGATTAGCTATGATGCCATACAAAAGCAAGCCATCTGCGATGCCATTCAAAACAAGGTCTTTATTCTTACCGGAGGACCAGGGACAGGAAAAACAACCGTTATCAACGGGATTATCGCTGTCTACGCCCAGCTCCACAAGATTAACCTAGCTAAAGATGAACTCCCTATTCTCCTTGCGGCACCAACTGGTCGCGCTGCCAGACGCATGAATGAATTAACAGGTCTTCCAAGTGCAACCATTCATCGGCATTTGGGCATGACTGGAGATGATGATACCAGCCACTTGGATGACTACCTAGATGCTGACTTTATCATCGTCGATGAATTTTCCATGGTGGATACTTGGCTAGCTAATCAGCTGTTCAGTAACATTTCAACCAATAGTAAGATTTTAATTGTCGGAGATAGTGACCAGCTTCCTTCGGTCAGTCCTGGACAAGTCTTGGCTGATTTGTTGCAAGTGCCAACTATTCCACAAACTAGGCTTCAAAAAATCTATCGACAAGGTGAGGATTCTACGATTGTTACACTTGCTAGTCAAATACGAGACGGAGCCCTGCCTCTTGATTTTAGGGAGAAAAAGGCCGATCGTTCTTATTTTGAAGCAAGGGGCGAACATATTCCTGCCATGATTGAGAAAATCTCCGCAGCAGCCATTCGTAGCGGGATCGCACCATCAGATGTCCAAGTCCTTGCCCCCATGTATCGGGGACAGGCTGGAATTGACCAAATCAACCAACTCATGCAAAATCTTCTCAATCCTGTGGAAAAAGATGAACTTATTTTTGAAAATCTTGAACAAAGTTATCGAATGGGCGATCGAGTTATTCATTTGGTGAACGATGCAGAAAGTAATGTCTTTAACGGAGATTTGGGGTACATTACTGACCTTATCCCAGCTAAGTATAGCGACTCCAAACAAGATGAAATAACCATGAACTTTGATGGCAATGAAATTACCTACCAGCGGAGCGAGTGGTACAAGATTCGCCTAGCCTATGCGATGAGTATCCACAAATCCCAAGGCAGTGAGTTTCCTGTCGTTATCCTCCCCATTACCCTAGGAAGCAGGCGGATGCTCCAACGCAATCTCATCTATACCGCTATTACACGTTCCAAAAGTAAGTTAATCCTCCTAGGAGAGTATGCTGCTTTTGACTATGCGACTAAAAACACAGGAACTACTCGAAATACCTATCTCATCGAACGATTTGACGATGACCAAGCAAGGTTATCCACAGAAGTTGTGCAGAACCTTGTGGAAAATGTGGAAAAATCTGTTGAAAAGTCTGCTATTCCAGTGGAAAACTTTCTTTTGTCTGAAGAAAATATCCTCTCCATCGACCCAATGATTGGACTGACTGAAGAAGATATTCAAGCATTTTTCAGCCCTCTAAAGCAAGAGAAATAA
- a CDS encoding endonuclease MutS2, producing the protein MNQKILETLEFQKVKALFTPYLVTEQGQKELAELVPTDKADKIETAFLEMQEMQAIFVEEPHFSLGATKDITAIVKRLELESDLNIEEFLVLKRVLMVSHDLVDFYAELENVRLERLARLFENLVDFPALQGSLQAINDGGFVESFASENLARIRRNIQEKEHQVREILQDILKNKGDMLADQVVASRNGRNVLPVKNTYRNRISGVVHDISASGNTVYIEPRAVVNLNEEIASHKADERYEILRILEELSAMIRPQAREIANNAWIIGHLDLTSAKVRFLQDYRAVVPTLSKEQNVQLLNVRHPLVENAVANDLYFGDDLSALVITGPNTGGKTIMLKTLGLAQLMGQAGLPILAEKGSRIGLFRQVFADIGDEQSIEQSLSTFSSHMTNIVSILERVDEQSLVLFDELGAGTDPQEGAALAIAILEDLRLRGIKTMATTHYSELKAYGIETKGVQNASMEFDTNSLRPTYRFMQGVPGRSNAFEIARRLGLMDIIVREAEELTDTDNDVNRIIEQLEEQTLESRKRLEHIREVEQDNLKFNRVLKKLYHELHREKETELNKARLEAKEIVDMALVESDSILQTLHQKASLKPHEIIEAKKQLKQLAPEVVDLSKNKVLKQAKKKRQPRIGDAIIVTSYGQRGSLVKQLKDGRWEAQVGLIKMTLEEKEFDLVKVEKEETPKKKQVNVVKRASGRGPSARLDLRGKRYEEAMQELDEFIDQALLNNMAQVDIIHGIGTGVIREGVTKYLRRNKHIKEFGYAPQSAGGSGCTIVVFK; encoded by the coding sequence ATGAATCAGAAGATATTAGAAACCTTGGAATTTCAAAAAGTCAAGGCTTTATTCACTCCCTACTTAGTGACAGAGCAGGGGCAAAAGGAGTTGGCGGAGCTTGTGCCGACAGATAAGGCTGACAAGATTGAAACAGCCTTTTTAGAAATGCAGGAAATGCAGGCTATTTTTGTAGAAGAGCCTCATTTTTCTCTGGGAGCCACAAAGGACATTACAGCCATTGTCAAACGCTTGGAATTAGAGAGTGATTTGAACATTGAGGAATTTTTGGTACTCAAGCGAGTATTGATGGTTAGTCATGACTTGGTGGACTTTTATGCTGAATTAGAAAATGTTCGCTTGGAACGCTTGGCACGTTTATTTGAGAATTTAGTTGATTTTCCCGCATTACAAGGGAGTTTACAGGCCATCAATGACGGTGGCTTTGTAGAGAGTTTCGCCAGCGAAAATCTAGCACGAATTCGGAGAAATATTCAAGAAAAGGAACATCAAGTACGGGAGATTTTGCAGGATATTCTCAAAAATAAAGGAGATATGCTAGCAGACCAAGTCGTTGCCAGTCGAAATGGTAGGAATGTATTGCCAGTCAAAAACACCTACCGCAACCGAATTTCAGGAGTTGTTCATGATATTTCAGCGAGTGGAAATACGGTTTACATCGAGCCTCGAGCCGTGGTGAATCTTAATGAGGAAATCGCCAGTCATAAGGCAGATGAACGTTACGAAATTTTACGAATTTTAGAAGAACTATCCGCTATGATTCGTCCCCAAGCAAGAGAAATTGCAAACAATGCTTGGATTATTGGGCACTTAGATTTGACAAGTGCCAAGGTTCGATTTTTGCAAGACTATCGGGCTGTGGTACCGACATTATCTAAAGAGCAAAACGTCCAGCTCCTCAATGTTCGGCATCCTTTGGTCGAAAATGCGGTTGCAAATGATCTATATTTTGGAGACGATTTATCCGCCCTTGTAATCACAGGGCCTAACACGGGTGGTAAGACCATCATGCTAAAAACCCTTGGCTTAGCTCAACTGATGGGACAGGCAGGTTTGCCAATCTTAGCAGAGAAGGGAAGTCGTATTGGACTTTTTCGTCAAGTGTTTGCTGATATTGGGGATGAGCAATCAATTGAGCAAAGCTTGTCAACTTTTTCTAGTCACATGACCAACATCGTCTCTATTTTGGAGCGCGTGGATGAGCAATCTTTGGTGCTCTTTGATGAATTAGGGGCAGGGACAGATCCGCAAGAAGGAGCTGCCCTTGCAATTGCTATTTTGGAAGATTTGCGTCTTCGAGGGATTAAAACGATGGCAACCACTCATTATTCAGAGTTGAAGGCTTACGGAATTGAAACTAAAGGAGTGCAAAATGCTAGTATGGAGTTTGACACCAATAGTCTGCGGCCTACATATCGATTTATGCAGGGAGTTCCGGGTCGTTCCAATGCCTTTGAAATTGCTAGACGCTTAGGGTTGATGGATATTATTGTCCGAGAAGCTGAGGAGTTAACAGATACCGATAACGATGTGAATCGTATTATTGAGCAGCTAGAAGAGCAAACCTTGGAAAGTCGCAAACGATTAGAGCATATCCGTGAAGTCGAGCAAGACAATCTCAAATTCAATCGTGTACTCAAAAAACTCTACCATGAGCTCCATCGAGAAAAAGAAACAGAGCTCAACAAAGCTCGCTTAGAAGCCAAAGAAATTGTGGATATGGCTTTGGTTGAGAGTGATAGTATTTTGCAAACTCTTCACCAGAAAGCAAGCCTCAAACCCCATGAAATTATCGAAGCTAAAAAACAGTTAAAACAGCTAGCACCAGAAGTGGTGGACTTATCAAAAAATAAGGTGTTAAAGCAAGCCAAGAAAAAACGTCAACCAAGGATTGGTGACGCGATTATTGTCACGAGTTATGGTCAGCGTGGTAGTCTTGTTAAACAGCTAAAAGATGGCCGTTGGGAAGCACAAGTTGGACTTATTAAGATGACTTTGGAGGAGAAAGAGTTTGATCTTGTAAAAGTAGAAAAGGAAGAAACACCAAAGAAAAAACAGGTGAATGTGGTGAAACGTGCGAGTGGCAGAGGTCCGAGTGCCCGTTTGGATTTACGTGGCAAACGTTATGAAGAGGCCATGCAAGAATTGGATGAATTTATTGATCAAGCCTTACTGAACAATATGGCACAAGTGGATATTATCCATGGTATCGGAACAGGTGTCATTCGTGAAGGTGTTACCAAGTACCTTCGCCGCAACAAACACATTAAAGAATTTGGGTATGCACCGCAGAGTGCGGGAGGATCGGGCTGTACGATTGTAGTGTTTAAGTAG
- the trxA gene encoding thioredoxin, producing MVQAVTDANFVEETKEGLVLIDFWATWCGPCRMQAPILEQLAEEIHEDDLKILKMDVDENPNTAREFGIMSIPTLLFKKDGQVVKQVAGVHTKEQLKAFIAELS from the coding sequence ATGGTTCAAGCAGTTACTGATGCAAATTTCGTAGAGGAAACGAAAGAAGGTCTTGTTTTGATTGATTTTTGGGCAACTTGGTGTGGTCCATGCCGGATGCAGGCCCCTATTTTAGAGCAATTAGCGGAAGAAATTCACGAAGATGACTTGAAAATTCTGAAAATGGATGTGGATGAAAATCCAAACACAGCCCGTGAATTTGGGATTATGTCAATCCCAACTCTTCTCTTTAAAAAAGACGGACAAGTTGTCAAACAGGTAGCAGGAGTGCATACGAAAGAGCAATTAAAAGCTTTCATCGCAGAGCTTAGCTAA
- a CDS encoding CvpA family protein codes for MISIVLVLILAWSFYIGYSRGLILQGFYTFMAVLAGVIASQLYRSFAQQISLLVPYANPQNGATTYFFSSQQIFELDQVFYAGLAFLILYTIVYSLGRFVGIFLHLLPLRYLDERTYNVAAGLCSVFVTLFGLQMMLTVLATIPMDLVQTHLNNSGLVRFLVNHVPITTSLLKNLWVTKIIG; via the coding sequence ATGATTTCCATCGTTTTAGTTTTAATCCTAGCTTGGAGTTTTTATATCGGTTATAGCCGCGGTCTAATCTTGCAGGGTTTCTACACCTTTATGGCAGTTCTTGCAGGCGTCATCGCCAGCCAACTTTATAGATCGTTTGCACAACAAATCAGTCTCTTGGTTCCGTATGCCAATCCTCAAAATGGAGCGACGACGTATTTCTTTTCCAGTCAACAGATTTTTGAGTTGGATCAGGTATTCTATGCGGGTTTGGCCTTTTTAATACTATATACAATAGTATATAGCTTGGGACGTTTTGTAGGTATTTTCTTGCATTTACTACCATTGCGGTACTTGGATGAGCGAACCTATAATGTGGCAGCAGGTCTTTGTTCTGTGTTTGTAACCCTGTTTGGCTTGCAAATGATGTTGACCGTTTTAGCGACAATCCCTATGGACTTGGTACAAACCCACTTGAATAATAGTGGCTTGGTTCGTTTTTTAGTCAATCACGTGCCGATTACGACCAGCCTATTAAAAAACCTTTGGGTGACAAAGATTATTGGATAA
- a CDS encoding VOC family protein, with amino-acid sequence MEFNTLIPELSVFDVTQTKEFYQKLGFQIEYEREEENFVFMSFQGSQFMFEQIHEDGWNIGELKYPLGRGINFSIVSSHIEELYNLVKTEHLEIYRGLTRSTYMVGHVAEEQMEFLIQDPNGYLLRFTNG; translated from the coding sequence ATGGAATTTAATACACTAATCCCAGAATTATCAGTATTTGATGTCACACAAACCAAAGAATTTTATCAAAAATTGGGATTTCAGATAGAATATGAGCGAGAAGAAGAAAATTTTGTATTTATGTCTTTCCAAGGTAGCCAGTTTATGTTTGAACAAATCCATGAGGACGGATGGAATATCGGCGAGTTAAAGTATCCCTTAGGCCGAGGCATCAATTTTTCAATTGTGAGCAGTCATATTGAAGAACTCTATAATCTGGTAAAAACTGAGCATCTAGAAATTTATAGAGGATTAACCAGAAGTACTTATATGGTCGGACATGTGGCAGAAGAGCAGATGGAGTTTCTCATTCAAGACCCTAATGGGTATCTATTAAGATTTACAAATGGATAA
- the tnpB gene encoding IS66 family insertion sequence element accessory protein TnpB (TnpB, as the term is used for proteins encoded by IS66 family insertion elements, is considered an accessory protein, since TnpC, encoded by a neighboring gene, is a DDE family transposase.): protein MSIRLSDLGQVYLVCGKTDMRQGIDSLAYLVKRQFELDPFSGQVFLFCGGRKDRFKALYWDGQGFWLLYKRFENGKLTWPNDEHEVKALTSEQVDWLMKGFSISPKIKSTKSRDFY from the coding sequence ATGAGCATCCGACTCAGTGATTTAGGGCAGGTCTATCTGGTTTGTGGCAAAACTGATATGCGTCAAGGGATTGATTCGCTGGCCTATCTCGTTAAACGTCAATTTGAATTAGATCCCTTTTCTGGTCAAGTTTTTCTCTTCTGTGGTGGCCGCAAAGATCGTTTCAAGGCCCTTTATTGGGATGGACAAGGTTTCTGGTTGCTTTACAAGCGATTTGAAAACGGCAAACTCACTTGGCCTAATGATGAACATGAGGTCAAAGCCCTCACTTCCGAGCAAGTAGACTGGCTGATGAAGGGATTTTCGATAAGTCCTAAAATAAAATCTACAAAAAGTCGTGATTTCTATTGA
- a CDS encoding IS66-like element short variant transposase, which yields MKKNHFLKKTLTYPGDTETITYQRKKAKGVRQAVFSQFTPEMVHHELKGEDCTCPDCHGQLKEIGSCIQRQELVYIPAQLKRLDHVQHAYKCQNCSEKNFNDKIIKAPVPKAPLAHSLGSASIIAHTIHQKFNLKVPNYRQEEDWNKLVLPITRKEVANWHIKSSQYYFEPIYDLLHEKLLEQPVLHADETSYRVLESDSQLTYYWTFLSGKHEEQGITLYHHDKGRSGLVVKEFLGDYTGYVHCDMWSAYRQLERAELVGCWAHVRRKFFEATPKKADRTSLGAKGLAYCDRLFALENDWADLSSEERLHKRQTELAPLMDEFFDWCRNQSILPGSKLGRAIEYSLKYEELFKAVLQDGRLVLSNNVAERAIKSLVMGRKNWLFSQSFEGAKATAIILSLLETAKRHGLDSEKYITYLLEHLPNEESLAKKEVLEAYLPWTERIQNNCK from the coding sequence TTGAAGAAGAACCACTTCCTGAAGAAGACGCTGACTTACCCAGGTGATACAGAAACGATTACCTATCAACGTAAGAAAGCTAAGGGAGTTCGTCAGGCTGTTTTCAGTCAGTTTACTCCAGAGATGGTTCATCATGAACTAAAAGGCGAAGACTGCACTTGTCCAGACTGTCACGGTCAGTTGAAAGAGATTGGTTCTTGTATTCAGAGGCAGGAATTGGTTTATATCCCTGCCCAATTGAAACGCCTTGACCATGTCCAACACGCTTACAAGTGCCAGAACTGTAGCGAGAAGAATTTTAACGATAAGATTATCAAGGCTCCTGTTCCGAAGGCTCCTTTGGCACATAGCCTAGGGTCAGCCTCCATTATTGCCCACACCATTCACCAGAAATTCAATCTCAAGGTCCCCAACTACCGCCAGGAAGAGGATTGGAACAAGCTTGTCTTGCCAATCACACGGAAGGAAGTCGCCAACTGGCACATCAAGTCTAGTCAGTATTATTTCGAGCCGATTTATGACCTTCTGCACGAGAAATTACTAGAACAGCCTGTTCTCCATGCGGATGAGACTTCTTATAGGGTCTTGGAAAGTGATAGTCAGTTGACTTATTATTGGACCTTCTTGTCTGGGAAGCATGAAGAACAGGGAATCACTCTTTATCATCACGATAAAGGGCGGAGTGGCTTGGTTGTGAAGGAGTTTCTTGGAGATTATACAGGCTATGTACATTGTGATATGTGGTCGGCCTATAGGCAGTTAGAACGAGCTGAGTTGGTTGGTTGTTGGGCTCATGTCAGAAGAAAGTTCTTCGAGGCGACGCCTAAAAAGGCAGACAGGACTTCCTTGGGTGCTAAGGGATTAGCCTATTGCGACCGTCTATTTGCCTTGGAGAATGATTGGGCAGATTTGTCTAGCGAGGAGCGACTACATAAACGCCAGACAGAGTTAGCCCCTTTGATGGATGAGTTCTTCGACTGGTGCCGCAATCAATCTATTTTACCTGGGTCAAAACTTGGTCGTGCGATAGAGTATAGCCTTAAGTATGAAGAACTATTCAAGGCAGTTCTTCAAGATGGTCGCTTGGTTCTATCCAATAATGTAGCAGAACGCGCTATTAAGTCCTTGGTCATGGGACGGAAAAATTGGTTGTTTTCCCAAAGTTTTGAGGGAGCTAAAGCAACTGCCATTATCCTGAGTTTACTGGAGACAGCTAAGAGGCATGGTCTTGATTCAGAGAAATACATCACTTATCTTCTGGAACATCTTCCAAACGAGGAGTCACTCGCAAAAAAGGAGGTTCTAGAGGCTTATTTACCGTGGACTGAACGAATTCAGAACAACTGCAAATAG
- the tnpB gene encoding IS66 family insertion sequence element accessory protein TnpB (TnpB, as the term is used for proteins encoded by IS66 family insertion elements, is considered an accessory protein, since TnpC, encoded by a neighboring gene, is a DDE family transposase.) codes for MSIQLSDLGQVYLVCGKTDMRQGIDSLAYLVKRQFELDPFSGQVFLFCGGRKDCFKALYWDGQGFWLLYKRFENGKLTWPNDEHEVKALTSEQVDWLMKGFSISPKIKSTKSRDFY; via the coding sequence ATGAGCATTCAACTCAGTGATTTAGGGCAGGTCTATCTGGTTTGTGGCAAAACTGATATGCGTCAGGGGATTGATTCGCTGGCTTATCTCGTTAAACGTCAATTTGAATTAGATCCCTTTTCTGGTCAAGTTTTTCTCTTCTGTGGTGGCCGCAAAGATTGTTTCAAGGCCCTTTATTGGGATGGACAAGGTTTCTGGTTGCTTTACAAGCGATTTGAAAACGGCAAACTCACTTGGCCTAATGATGAACATGAGGTCAAAGCCCTCACTTCCGAGCAAGTAGACTGGCTGATGAAGGGATTTTCGATAAGTCCTAAAATAAAATCTACAAAAAGTCGTGATTTCTATTGA
- the lepB gene encoding signal peptidase I, producing the protein MRRQNRKQGAFARFIAEWGLFSLTMALGYLSIIFVWNLVVVDGHSMDPTLADKERLVIVKVTPIDRFDIVVAKETDDDGKEKQIVKRVIGMPGDTIRYENDQLYINGEKTDEPYLTDYMEKFKDDRLQSTYSYNSFFQRLAQNVQAFTVDKEGNPNFTIEVPQGEYLLLGDDRIVSKDSRQVGTFKAEQIQGEAKVRFWPFKRIGTF; encoded by the coding sequence ATGAGAAGACAAAATCGAAAACAAGGGGCTTTTGCCCGCTTTATAGCAGAATGGGGGCTCTTTAGCCTGACCATGGCTCTAGGTTATCTATCCATCATTTTTGTTTGGAATCTCGTTGTGGTCGATGGTCACTCTATGGACCCAACGCTTGCTGATAAAGAACGCCTGGTGATTGTCAAGGTAACGCCGATTGACCGCTTTGATATTGTCGTTGCAAAAGAAACAGATGACGACGGCAAAGAAAAGCAAATTGTCAAGCGGGTAATTGGTATGCCTGGAGATACAATTCGCTATGAGAACGACCAGCTCTACATTAACGGTGAAAAAACGGATGAACCTTACCTAACAGACTATATGGAAAAATTCAAGGACGATCGCTTGCAAAGTACCTACTCCTATAATAGTTTCTTCCAGCGTTTGGCTCAAAACGTTCAAGCCTTTACAGTTGATAAAGAGGGCAATCCTAACTTCACGATTGAAGTCCCTCAAGGGGAATATTTACTGTTAGGAGATGACCGAATTGTCTCAAAAGATAGTCGTCAGGTCGGAACCTTCAAAGCAGAACAAATCCAAGGCGAGGCCAAGGTTCGTTTCTGGCCATTCAAGCGAATTGGCACCTTTTAA
- the rnhC gene encoding ribonuclease HIII produces the protein MDSISLTPSETTIQDFVKKYKDQLSPSNNQYIRYFFRLQQATVSIYTSGKVLIQGGRAQEVAKSFGYQASGQKDRDSRQDLPLIGTDEVGNGSYFGGIAVVASFVTPDQHEFLKKLGVGDSKTLTDSKIRQLAPLLKEKIQHQALLLSPKKYNEVIDSGYNAVSVKVALHNQAIYLLLKQGVTPQKIVIDAFTSLKNYQNYLQNERNHFANPISLEEKAEGKYLAVAVSSILARDLFLENLEQLSQEFGYPLPSGAGSKSDQVGKKVLAACGMNGLQQTAKLHFKNTEKIKQLLER, from the coding sequence ATGGATAGTATTAGCCTTACTCCTAGCGAGACAACAATCCAAGACTTTGTAAAGAAATACAAGGATCAGTTGTCTCCTAGCAACAATCAATATATACGTTATTTTTTTAGATTACAGCAAGCAACTGTTTCTATCTATACTTCTGGAAAGGTCCTCATTCAAGGTGGTCGTGCTCAAGAGGTCGCTAAAAGTTTTGGCTACCAGGCTTCTGGGCAAAAAGACAGAGATTCGAGACAAGATTTACCCTTGATTGGAACAGACGAAGTTGGAAATGGTTCCTACTTTGGAGGTATCGCCGTTGTTGCTTCCTTTGTCACTCCTGACCAGCACGAATTTTTAAAAAAGCTAGGAGTAGGAGATTCAAAGACCCTAACCGATTCAAAAATTCGGCAATTAGCACCGCTCTTAAAGGAAAAAATCCAGCACCAAGCCCTGCTACTCAGTCCTAAAAAATACAACGAAGTCATTGATTCTGGCTACAATGCCGTTTCTGTCAAGGTTGCTCTCCACAATCAAGCTATTTACCTCCTGCTCAAGCAAGGTGTGACCCCACAAAAAATTGTGATTGATGCCTTTACCAGTTTAAAAAATTATCAAAACTACCTTCAAAACGAACGCAATCACTTTGCTAATCCAATCAGCTTGGAAGAAAAGGCCGAGGGCAAATATTTGGCAGTCGCTGTTAGCTCCATTTTAGCCAGAGATTTATTTTTAGAAAATCTGGAGCAACTCAGTCAAGAGTTCGGCTATCCCTTGCCAAGTGGGGCTGGTAGTAAGTCAGACCAGGTCGGAAAGAAAGTCCTTGCTGCTTGCGGTATGAACGGTTTGCAGCAAACTGCTAAACTACACTTTAAAAATACAGAAAAAATTAAACAGTTACTAGAAAGGTAA